The following proteins come from a genomic window of Alosa alosa isolate M-15738 ecotype Scorff River chromosome 2, AALO_Geno_1.1, whole genome shotgun sequence:
- the LOC125290689 gene encoding transmembrane protease serine 4-like isoform X1, which translates to MGTNLQSRLVKITWAASQVERQPSGSFSLINATKASSQTQGGTQTRREHKAMGMQTRRKMMTFRESQRRSKVKLGVGIATCILLILGALAIGAYFLAERLIADNYFFCQSSLGFVPSEVTCDGKADCMYGEDEANCVSNVTSNGTFPVRLVSNHLVLQVYSAGSGWSYVCAENWRWRHTQRICRQLGYTESPRSSLVPVESLPAHLPKSFSGVQAKASSNTALVPTGVRPQKSCSSGSVIALSCSDCGPAVGEDRIVGGSDTFIEEWPWQASLQWRGQHLCGGSLVSLRWVVTAAHCFNSQTREVDHWRVVLGRTQMGSSGGVSVESIVIHSSYKPTLYDYDIALMQLSQPVETTDSVYPVCLPPYYVPLKTGEPLVVTGWGLLEENGELASVLQKATVPLVDKGVCTQPSVYGTSISPRMLCAGYMKGELDSCQGDSGGPLVYLTSHWQLVGVVSWGRGCARNNYPGVYTNVSTVLEWIHSVIQNS; encoded by the exons ATGGGAACAAATCTCCAATCAAGGCTCGTTAAGATCACCTGGGCCGCCTCCCAAGTAGAGAGGCAACCATCTGGAAGTTTCTCACTCATTAACGCAACAAAGGCAAGTTCACAAACACAGGGAGGAACACAGACAAGACGTGAACACAAAG ccatggggATGCAAACACGCAGGAAGATGATGACTTTCCGTGAGAGCCAGCGGAGGTCAAAGGTAAAGCTGGGTGTCGGCATCGCAACATGCATCCTGCTCATCCTGGGAGCGCTAGCAATAGGAGCGTACTTCT tgGCGGAGCGGTTAATTGCAGATAACTACTTCTTCTGCCAGAGCTCTCTGGGGTTTGTCCCCTCAGAGGTCACCTGTGATGGGAAAGCCGACTGCATGTACGGAGAGGACGAGGCCAACTGCGTGTCCAACGTCACCAGCAATGGCACCTTCCCGG TGCGTCTTGTGAGCAATCATTTGGTGCTGCAGGTGTACTCTGCTGGGAGCGGCTGGAGTTATGTGTGTGCTGAGAACTGGAGATGGCGCCACACCCAACGCATCTGCCGGCAACTAGGCTACACCGA GAGTCCCCGCAGTTCTCTTGTCCCAGTGGAGAGTCTGCCCGCCCACCTGCCCAAGTCCTTCAGTGGGGTTCAGGCTAAAGCCTCATCAAACACTGCACTGGTTCCCACAGGTGTTAGACCACA GAAATCTTGCTCCTCTGGCTCGGTCATTGCACTCTCCTGTTCAg ACTGTGGGCCCGCGGTGGGTGAGGATCGGATTGTGGGCGGCAGCGACACCTTTATCGAGGAGTGGCCATGGCAGGCCAGCCTGCAGTGGAGGGGCCAGCACCTCTGTGGGGGCTCGCTGGTCTCCCTCAGATGGGTCGTTACAGCTGCACACTGCTTCAACAG TCAGACCAGGGAAGTGGACCACTGGCGTGTCGTGCTGGGCAGGACGCAGATGGGGTCATCTGGGGGCGTTTCCGTGGAGAGTATCGTCATTCACAGCAGCTACAAACCCACATTGTATGACTACGACATTGCCTTGATGCAACTCTCCCAACCTGTGGAGACTACAG ACTCTGTATATCCAGTATGTTTGCCCCCATACTATGTGCCCTTGAAGACTGGAGAACCACTCGTAGTGACTGGCTGGGGTTTACTTGAGGAGAACG GTGAGCTAGCCTCTGTCTTGCAGAAGGCCACGGTTCCTCTGGTTGACAAGGGAGTCTGCACCCAACCATCTGTCTACGGCACCTCCATCTCACCCAGAATGCTTTGCGCTGGGTATATGAAGGGTGAGCTGGATTCTTGCCAG GGTGACAGTGGGGGTCCTCTGGTGTATCTGACCTCTCACTGGCAGTTGGTGGGTGTGGTCAGCTGGGGAAGGGGGTGTGCCCGCAACAACTACCCCGGCGTCTACACCAATGTCAGCACAGTGCTTGAGTGGATCCACTCAGTCATCCAA AATTCTTGA
- the LOC125290689 gene encoding transmembrane protease serine 4-like isoform X2 produces the protein MGMQTRRKMMTFRESQRRSKVKLGVGIATCILLILGALAIGAYFLAERLIADNYFFCQSSLGFVPSEVTCDGKADCMYGEDEANCVSNVTSNGTFPVRLVSNHLVLQVYSAGSGWSYVCAENWRWRHTQRICRQLGYTESPRSSLVPVESLPAHLPKSFSGVQAKASSNTALVPTGVRPQKSCSSGSVIALSCSDCGPAVGEDRIVGGSDTFIEEWPWQASLQWRGQHLCGGSLVSLRWVVTAAHCFNSQTREVDHWRVVLGRTQMGSSGGVSVESIVIHSSYKPTLYDYDIALMQLSQPVETTDSVYPVCLPPYYVPLKTGEPLVVTGWGLLEENGELASVLQKATVPLVDKGVCTQPSVYGTSISPRMLCAGYMKGELDSCQGDSGGPLVYLTSHWQLVGVVSWGRGCARNNYPGVYTNVSTVLEWIHSVIQNS, from the exons atggggATGCAAACACGCAGGAAGATGATGACTTTCCGTGAGAGCCAGCGGAGGTCAAAGGTAAAGCTGGGTGTCGGCATCGCAACATGCATCCTGCTCATCCTGGGAGCGCTAGCAATAGGAGCGTACTTCT tgGCGGAGCGGTTAATTGCAGATAACTACTTCTTCTGCCAGAGCTCTCTGGGGTTTGTCCCCTCAGAGGTCACCTGTGATGGGAAAGCCGACTGCATGTACGGAGAGGACGAGGCCAACTGCGTGTCCAACGTCACCAGCAATGGCACCTTCCCGG TGCGTCTTGTGAGCAATCATTTGGTGCTGCAGGTGTACTCTGCTGGGAGCGGCTGGAGTTATGTGTGTGCTGAGAACTGGAGATGGCGCCACACCCAACGCATCTGCCGGCAACTAGGCTACACCGA GAGTCCCCGCAGTTCTCTTGTCCCAGTGGAGAGTCTGCCCGCCCACCTGCCCAAGTCCTTCAGTGGGGTTCAGGCTAAAGCCTCATCAAACACTGCACTGGTTCCCACAGGTGTTAGACCACA GAAATCTTGCTCCTCTGGCTCGGTCATTGCACTCTCCTGTTCAg ACTGTGGGCCCGCGGTGGGTGAGGATCGGATTGTGGGCGGCAGCGACACCTTTATCGAGGAGTGGCCATGGCAGGCCAGCCTGCAGTGGAGGGGCCAGCACCTCTGTGGGGGCTCGCTGGTCTCCCTCAGATGGGTCGTTACAGCTGCACACTGCTTCAACAG TCAGACCAGGGAAGTGGACCACTGGCGTGTCGTGCTGGGCAGGACGCAGATGGGGTCATCTGGGGGCGTTTCCGTGGAGAGTATCGTCATTCACAGCAGCTACAAACCCACATTGTATGACTACGACATTGCCTTGATGCAACTCTCCCAACCTGTGGAGACTACAG ACTCTGTATATCCAGTATGTTTGCCCCCATACTATGTGCCCTTGAAGACTGGAGAACCACTCGTAGTGACTGGCTGGGGTTTACTTGAGGAGAACG GTGAGCTAGCCTCTGTCTTGCAGAAGGCCACGGTTCCTCTGGTTGACAAGGGAGTCTGCACCCAACCATCTGTCTACGGCACCTCCATCTCACCCAGAATGCTTTGCGCTGGGTATATGAAGGGTGAGCTGGATTCTTGCCAG GGTGACAGTGGGGGTCCTCTGGTGTATCTGACCTCTCACTGGCAGTTGGTGGGTGTGGTCAGCTGGGGAAGGGGGTGTGCCCGCAACAACTACCCCGGCGTCTACACCAATGTCAGCACAGTGCTTGAGTGGATCCACTCAGTCATCCAA AATTCTTGA
- the LOC125290689 gene encoding transmembrane protease serine 3-like isoform X3, whose amino-acid sequence MYGEDEANCVSNVTSNGTFPVRLVSNHLVLQVYSAGSGWSYVCAENWRWRHTQRICRQLGYTESPRSSLVPVESLPAHLPKSFSGVQAKASSNTALVPTGVRPQKSCSSGSVIALSCSDCGPAVGEDRIVGGSDTFIEEWPWQASLQWRGQHLCGGSLVSLRWVVTAAHCFNSQTREVDHWRVVLGRTQMGSSGGVSVESIVIHSSYKPTLYDYDIALMQLSQPVETTDSVYPVCLPPYYVPLKTGEPLVVTGWGLLEENGELASVLQKATVPLVDKGVCTQPSVYGTSISPRMLCAGYMKGELDSCQGDSGGPLVYLTSHWQLVGVVSWGRGCARNNYPGVYTNVSTVLEWIHSVIQNS is encoded by the exons ATGTACGGAGAGGACGAGGCCAACTGCGTGTCCAACGTCACCAGCAATGGCACCTTCCCGG TGCGTCTTGTGAGCAATCATTTGGTGCTGCAGGTGTACTCTGCTGGGAGCGGCTGGAGTTATGTGTGTGCTGAGAACTGGAGATGGCGCCACACCCAACGCATCTGCCGGCAACTAGGCTACACCGA GAGTCCCCGCAGTTCTCTTGTCCCAGTGGAGAGTCTGCCCGCCCACCTGCCCAAGTCCTTCAGTGGGGTTCAGGCTAAAGCCTCATCAAACACTGCACTGGTTCCCACAGGTGTTAGACCACA GAAATCTTGCTCCTCTGGCTCGGTCATTGCACTCTCCTGTTCAg ACTGTGGGCCCGCGGTGGGTGAGGATCGGATTGTGGGCGGCAGCGACACCTTTATCGAGGAGTGGCCATGGCAGGCCAGCCTGCAGTGGAGGGGCCAGCACCTCTGTGGGGGCTCGCTGGTCTCCCTCAGATGGGTCGTTACAGCTGCACACTGCTTCAACAG TCAGACCAGGGAAGTGGACCACTGGCGTGTCGTGCTGGGCAGGACGCAGATGGGGTCATCTGGGGGCGTTTCCGTGGAGAGTATCGTCATTCACAGCAGCTACAAACCCACATTGTATGACTACGACATTGCCTTGATGCAACTCTCCCAACCTGTGGAGACTACAG ACTCTGTATATCCAGTATGTTTGCCCCCATACTATGTGCCCTTGAAGACTGGAGAACCACTCGTAGTGACTGGCTGGGGTTTACTTGAGGAGAACG GTGAGCTAGCCTCTGTCTTGCAGAAGGCCACGGTTCCTCTGGTTGACAAGGGAGTCTGCACCCAACCATCTGTCTACGGCACCTCCATCTCACCCAGAATGCTTTGCGCTGGGTATATGAAGGGTGAGCTGGATTCTTGCCAG GGTGACAGTGGGGGTCCTCTGGTGTATCTGACCTCTCACTGGCAGTTGGTGGGTGTGGTCAGCTGGGGAAGGGGGTGTGCCCGCAACAACTACCCCGGCGTCTACACCAATGTCAGCACAGTGCTTGAGTGGATCCACTCAGTCATCCAA AATTCTTGA